In a genomic window of Fibrobacter sp.:
- the rho gene encoding transcription termination factor Rho translates to MTMSDLQELASQKENLDFRRYRKQSLGLLLQSLENENNIVYAEGLLEVTPQGHGFLRNTEFNYQQGPDDVYVSQNLIRRFGLKVGDTVAGLARPPRDGDKFYALRRVDKVNFDDPEKIKRRVAFEYLTPIHPNEKIRLEHDQDELTTRVMDLFSPIGKGQRSIILAPPRTGKTILLQNITRAIAANHPECVIMVLLIDERPEEVTEMREIVGKLVEKNPTIKAEVVASTFDEPPDHHARVATMVLEKAKRLVEQQKDVVVLLDSITRFARANNVVIPHSGKILSGGVDAMAMQFPKKFFGAARKIADKLGDFQKDSNGQIVQTIFGEPVREIVQKNGSLTIIGTALIETGSRMDEVIFEEFKGTGNMELVLDRRLAEKRTWPAIDIFKSGTRKEDRLLTLREQDIIWSVRQGMQNDTENGIMDKVIKWMKQYKTNDELLEFLRKAKDSVR, encoded by the coding sequence ATGACCATGAGCGACTTGCAGGAACTGGCAAGTCAGAAGGAAAATCTGGACTTCCGCCGTTACCGCAAGCAGTCCCTGGGTCTTTTGCTCCAGAGCCTGGAAAACGAAAACAACATCGTTTACGCCGAAGGTCTTTTGGAAGTTACCCCCCAGGGCCACGGCTTCCTCCGCAACACCGAATTCAACTACCAGCAGGGTCCGGACGACGTTTACGTTAGCCAGAACCTGATCCGCCGTTTCGGCCTCAAGGTTGGTGACACCGTTGCAGGTCTTGCACGTCCGCCCCGCGATGGCGACAAGTTCTACGCACTGCGTCGTGTGGACAAAGTAAATTTCGACGATCCTGAAAAAATCAAGCGTCGCGTGGCTTTCGAATACCTCACCCCGATCCATCCCAACGAAAAGATTCGCCTGGAACACGATCAGGATGAATTGACCACCCGCGTCATGGATTTGTTCAGCCCCATCGGTAAGGGCCAGCGTTCCATTATCCTGGCTCCTCCCCGCACCGGTAAGACAATTCTTTTGCAGAACATTACCCGCGCCATTGCCGCAAACCACCCGGAATGCGTCATCATGGTTCTCCTCATTGATGAACGTCCCGAAGAAGTGACCGAAATGCGCGAAATCGTGGGCAAGCTTGTGGAAAAGAATCCCACCATCAAGGCTGAAGTTGTTGCATCTACATTCGACGAACCTCCTGACCATCACGCCCGCGTTGCCACCATGGTTCTTGAAAAGGCAAAGCGCCTTGTGGAACAGCAGAAGGATGTTGTGGTTCTCCTGGACTCCATCACCCGTTTCGCTCGCGCAAACAACGTTGTGATCCCCCACTCCGGCAAGATCCTCTCTGGTGGTGTGGACGCCATGGCCATGCAGTTCCCCAAGAAGTTCTTTGGTGCAGCCCGTAAAATTGCAGACAAACTGGGAGACTTCCAGAAGGATTCCAACGGTCAGATTGTCCAGACTATTTTTGGCGAACCCGTCCGTGAAATTGTCCAGAAGAACGGTTCCCTCACCATTATCGGTACCGCTTTGATTGAAACCGGTAGCCGCATGGACGAAGTGATCTTCGAAGAATTCAAGGGCACCGGTAACATGGAACTGGTTCTTGACCGCCGCCTGGCAGAAAAGCGCACCTGGCCTGCCATTGACATTTTCAAATCCGGTACCCGTAAGGAAGACCGTTTGCTCACCCTCCGCGAACAGGACATCATCTGGAGTGTTCGTCAGGGTATGCAGAACGACACCGAAAACGGAATTATGGATAAAGTCATTAAGTGGATGAAGCAGTACAAGACCAACGATGAACTGCTGGAATTCCTCCGTAAGGCCA